A region of Longimicrobiaceae bacterium DNA encodes the following proteins:
- a CDS encoding ATP-binding protein, producing MLKTLTLHFGPSGSVLPLELAPGPMTVFVGPNNSGKSLALRELEEYLETGGASDRRIVARMELHLPGAEEAAEMVEARRVEGDHGPAGCVRVSRLKPMGAYVKKRATDVEDPPTDQLIDLAEVLRILGSDEDPDEEEVARLCRDFFALFTIRLDGRTRLALTYPRPLGDLQLHPTNHLAALFRDDEARARIREVTVEAFGLHFVLDPTGGTHLRIRMSRRAPDAACEEQGLDERARDFHAGATDIAEMSDGVKAFTGLTAAVLSADYRIMLVDEPEAFLHPPLARKLGKRLTQLAADRDARVLAATHSPEFLMGCVQAGKRVNIVRLTYKGGVPSATLLRADRLHCMMRDPLLRSNGVLGALFHEGAVVCEADADRVFYQEVNERLLAEGRGGADGCVFLNAQNKQTIRRILRPLREMGIPAAAVVDLDIFKGKEDFRDLLRSAFVPAVFEEHWERTRAALQQKLRGDDYKAGGIYNLPREHRAAAEVLLDGLAGYGIFVVPTGELECWLTHLEVGGHGPEWLTQVFERMGTDSSQPSYLRPGDGDVWRFMERLAAWIGDPLRRGMADDAIPLDHLLPPPPEEDEAGLEAMEEMDVPEALPQTAA from the coding sequence ATGCTGAAGACCCTGACCCTCCACTTCGGACCCAGCGGGAGCGTGCTCCCCCTCGAGCTCGCCCCCGGACCGATGACCGTTTTCGTGGGACCGAACAACTCCGGGAAGAGCCTCGCCCTCCGCGAGCTGGAAGAGTACCTGGAGACGGGGGGCGCCAGCGACCGCCGGATCGTGGCGCGCATGGAGCTGCACCTTCCCGGTGCGGAGGAGGCCGCGGAGATGGTGGAGGCCCGGCGGGTGGAGGGCGACCACGGGCCCGCGGGGTGCGTGCGGGTGTCGCGCCTGAAGCCCATGGGCGCGTACGTGAAGAAGCGCGCCACCGACGTGGAGGACCCGCCCACGGACCAGCTCATCGACCTGGCCGAGGTGCTCCGCATCCTGGGCTCCGACGAGGACCCGGACGAGGAGGAGGTTGCCCGCCTCTGCCGCGACTTCTTCGCGCTCTTCACCATCCGCCTGGACGGGCGGACCCGGCTGGCGCTCACCTACCCGCGCCCCCTGGGCGACCTGCAGCTCCACCCCACCAACCACCTGGCGGCGCTCTTCCGCGACGACGAGGCCCGCGCCCGCATCCGCGAGGTGACCGTGGAGGCGTTCGGGCTGCATTTCGTGCTGGATCCCACCGGGGGGACGCACCTGCGCATCCGCATGTCGCGCCGGGCGCCGGACGCCGCCTGCGAGGAGCAGGGGCTGGACGAGCGGGCGCGCGACTTCCACGCCGGGGCCACCGACATCGCCGAGATGAGCGACGGGGTCAAGGCGTTCACCGGCCTCACGGCCGCGGTGCTGAGCGCGGACTACCGGATCATGCTGGTGGACGAGCCCGAGGCGTTCCTGCACCCGCCGCTCGCCCGCAAGCTGGGGAAGCGGCTGACGCAGCTCGCCGCGGACCGCGACGCCCGGGTGCTCGCGGCCACCCACAGCCCGGAGTTCCTGATGGGGTGCGTGCAGGCGGGGAAGCGCGTCAACATCGTCCGCCTCACCTACAAGGGCGGGGTGCCGAGCGCCACCCTCCTGCGCGCCGACAGGCTGCACTGCATGATGCGCGACCCGCTGCTGCGCTCCAACGGGGTGCTGGGGGCGCTCTTCCACGAGGGCGCCGTCGTCTGCGAGGCGGACGCGGACCGGGTCTTCTACCAGGAGGTCAACGAGCGGCTCCTGGCGGAGGGGCGCGGCGGCGCGGACGGCTGCGTGTTCCTGAACGCCCAGAACAAGCAGACCATCCGCCGCATCCTCCGCCCCCTGCGGGAGATGGGGATCCCCGCGGCGGCGGTGGTGGACCTGGACATCTTCAAGGGGAAGGAGGACTTCCGCGACCTGCTGCGCTCCGCCTTCGTCCCCGCGGTGTTCGAGGAGCACTGGGAGCGCACCCGCGCCGCGCTCCAGCAGAAGCTCCGGGGCGACGACTACAAGGCGGGCGGCATCTACAACCTGCCCCGCGAGCACCGCGCCGCCGCGGAGGTTCTCCTGGACGGCCTGGCGGGCTACGGCATCTTCGTGGTCCCCACCGGCGAGCTGGAGTGCTGGCTCACGCACCTGGAGGTGGGCGGCCACGGGCCGGAGTGGCTGACGCAGGTCTTCGAGCGGATGGGGACGGACTCGTCGCAGCCGAGCTACCTGCGCCCGGGCGACGGCGACGTGTGGCGCTTTATGGAGCGGCTGGCGGCGTGGATCGGAGACCCGCTCCGCCGGGGGATGGCCGACGACGCCATCCCGCTGGACCACCTCCTCCCCCCGCCGCCGGAGGAGGACGAGGCCGGGCTGGAGGCGATGGAGGAGATGGACGTGCCGGAGGCGCTTCCGCAGACGGCCGCGTGA
- a CDS encoding autorepressor SdpR family transcription factor produces MLDRTIRALADPTRREILRALRGGDLTAGEIAGRFPITAASVSHHLAVLREAELVTVERRGKHLVYSLDTTVMHEFMQGMLDLFGTGGER; encoded by the coding sequence ATGCTCGACCGGACGATCCGCGCCCTCGCAGACCCCACGCGCCGGGAGATCCTCCGGGCGCTGCGCGGGGGCGACCTGACGGCGGGGGAGATCGCGGGGCGCTTCCCCATCACGGCAGCCTCCGTCTCCCACCACCTGGCCGTGCTGCGGGAGGCGGAGCTGGTGACGGTGGAGCGCAGGGGGAAGCACCTGGTGTACTCGCTCGACACCACGGTGATGCACGAGTTCATGCAGGGGATGCTCGACCTTTTTGGAACGGGAGGGGAACGATGA